In the Mastomys coucha isolate ucsf_1 unplaced genomic scaffold, UCSF_Mcou_1 pScaffold18, whole genome shotgun sequence genome, one interval contains:
- the LOC116095789 gene encoding low-density lipoprotein receptor class A domain-containing protein 2-like, translating to MTALTVSALGTADLTDLCGQTWQGDALQLRSHSASRKFYFVTPDTDCMLWLRAAAPEDRMRFQFRFFLVYSLSSATRTTQATLATKASSRDPCAPGSFLQFYDGPQEAPRALGPPICGLTIPAPFMSSGPWLGLRLVTRGRQPRVDFLGEVTSFRLGGLGLMVRVR from the exons ATGACTGCCCTGACTGTGTCTGCCTTGGGGACAG CGGACCTGACGGACCTGTGCGGACAGACGTGGCAGGGGGACGCGCTGCAGCTGCGCTCGCACTCGGCTTCACGCAAGTTCTACTTCGTGACTCCGGACACTGACTGCATGCTGTGGCTGCGTGCTGCAGCCCCTGAAGACAGGATGCGCTTCCAGTTCCGCTTCTTTCTGGTTTACAGCCTATCCTCGGCCACCCGGACCACCCAAGCCACCCTGGCCACTAAAGCATCCTCTCGCGACCCGTGCGCACCGGGCTCCTTCCTGCAATTCTACGACGGCCCGCAGGAGGCGCCCCGGGCCCTGGGGCCCCCGATCTGTGGCTTGACCATCCCAGCCCCATTCATGTCCTCCGGACCCTGGCTTGGCTTGCGCCTGGTCACCAGGGGCCGCCAACCCCGGGTGGACTTTTTGGGCGAAGTCACCTCTTTCCGCCTGGGTGGGTTGGGGCTGATGGTTAGGGTGAGGTGA
- the Usp48 gene encoding ubiquitin carboxyl-terminal hydrolase 48 isoform X7, whose amino-acid sequence MVCRCPFGQRRRRRRRPQGSASATLVKAMAPRLQLEKAAWRWAETVRPEEVSQEHIETAYRIWLEPCIRGVCRRNCRGNPNCLVGIGEHIWLGEIDENSFHSIDDPNCERRKKNSFVGLTNLGATCYVNTFLQVWFLNLELRQALYLCPSTCSDYPKGDGIRGGKDYEPQTICEHLQYLFALLQNSNRRYIDPSGFVKALGLDTGQQQDAQEFSKLFMSLLEDTLSKQKNPDVRNVVQQQFCGEYAYVTVCNQCGRESKLVSKFYELELNIQGHKQLTDCISEFLKEERLEGDNRYFCENCQSKQNATRKIRLLSLPCTLNLQLMRFVFDRQTGHKKKLNAYIGFSETLDMEPYVEHKGGPFVYELSAVLIHRGVSAYSGHYIAHVKDPQSGEWYKFNDEDIEKMEGKKLQLGIEEDLAEPSKSQTRKPKCGKGTHCSRNAYMLVYRLQTQEKNHTVVQVPAFLQELVDRDNSKFEEWCVEMAEMRRQSVDKGRAKHEEVKELYQRLPAGAGL is encoded by the exons ATGGT GTGCCGGTGCCCGTTCGGGCAGAGACGGAGGCGGCGCCGGAGGCCACAAGGCTCAGCAAGTGCTACTTTGGTCAAGGCCATGGCTCCGCGGCTGCAGCTGGAGAAGGCGGCCTGGCGCTGGGCGGAGACGGTGCGGCCCGAGGAGGTGTCGCAGGAGCACATCGAGACCGCCTACCGCATCTGGCTGGAGCCCTGTATCCGAGGCGTGTGCAG AAGAAACTGCAGAGGAAACCCGAATTGCTTGGTTGGCATTGGCGAGCACATTTGGTTAGGAGAGATagatgagaatagttttcatagCATTGATGATCCCAATTGTGAGAGGAGAAAAAAG AATTCGTTTGTGGGCCTGACTAACCTGGGAGCCACCTGTTATGTCAACACCTTTCTCCAGGTGTGGTTCCTCAACTTGGAGCTTCGGCAGGCACTGTACTTATGCCCAAGCACCTGTAGTGACTACCCGAAGGGAGATGGTATCCGTGGAGGAAAAG attATGAGCCTCAGACAATTTGTGAGCATCTTcagtatttgtttgctttgttgcaAAACAGTAACAGACGATACATTGATCCTTCAGGATTTGTTAAAGCCTTGGGCTTGGATACTGGACAGCAGCAG GATGCACAAGAGTTTTCCAAGCTCTTTATGTCACTGTTGGAAGACACTTTGTCTAAACAGAAGAACCCGGATGTTCGGAACGTCGTGCAGCAGCAGTTCTGTGGGGAGTATGCCTATGTGACTGT GTGCAATCAGTGTGGCCGAGAGTCTAAGCTTGTATCGAAGTTCTATGAACTGGAGTTAAATATCCAAGGCCACAAGCAGTTAACAGACTGCATCTCTGAGTTCCTGAAG GAAGAAAGATTAGAAGGAGACAATCGATACTTCTGTGAAAACTGTCAAAGCAAACAGAATGCTACACGGAAAATCCGACTTCTGAGCCTCCCTTGCACTCTGAACTTGCAGCTGATGCGTTTTGTGTTTGACAG GCAAACTGGACACAAGAAGAAGCTCAATGCTTATATCGGCTTCTCGGAGACTCTAGATATGGAGCCTTATGTGGAGCACAAAG GCGGGCCCTTTGTGTACGAGCTCAGTGCAGTCCTCATCCACAGAGGAGTCAGTGCCTATTCTGGCCACTACATCGCCCACGTGAAAGACCCTCAGTCTGGAGAGTGGTACAAGTTCAATGACGAGGACATAGAGAAGATGGAGGGGAAGAAGCTGCAGCTAGGGATTGAGGAAGATCTAG CAGAACCTTCTAAATCCCAGACCCGTAAACCCAAGTGTGGCAAAGGAACTCACTGCTCTCGAAATGCATACATGTTGGTTTATAGGCTGCAAACCCAGGAAAAGAACCACACAGTGGTTCAAGTCCCAG CCTTTCTTCAAGAGCTGGTAGATCGGGATAATTCCAAATTTGAGGAGTGGTGTGTTGAAATGGCCGAGATGCGCAGGCAGAGTGTGGACAAAGGCAGAGCGAAGCACGAGGAGGTGAAGGAGCTGTACCAAAGGTTGCCTGCTGGAGCTGGTCTGTGA